A window of the Gossypium hirsutum isolate 1008001.06 chromosome A05, Gossypium_hirsutum_v2.1, whole genome shotgun sequence genome harbors these coding sequences:
- the LOC107960809 gene encoding transcription factor MYB114, translating to MPVAPPISTKCSKKEVNRGAWTGEEDQKLAQVVEIYGPKRWQAVAAKAGLNRSGKSCRLRWMNYLRPNIKRGNISDQEEDLILRLHKLLGNRWSLIAGRLPGRTDNEIKNYWNSHLSKKTKQNEKQTIGSRMQESVLENCKVSESKRDENSTACFINGDDSLFDCYSEEPLNLEWTSHFFETDELWLNLA from the exons ATGCCAGTGGCTCCTCCTATAAGCACTAAATGCAGTAAGAAAGAAGTGAACAGAGGAGCTTGGACAGGTGAAGAAGACCAAAAGCTTGCTCAAGTAGTTGAAATTTATGGTCCAAAGAGGTGGCAAGCAGTTGCAGCAAAAGCAG GTCTTAACAGAAGTGGAAAGAGTTGCAGATTGAGATGGATGAATTACCTTAGGCCCAATATAAAGAGAGGCAACATTTCGGACCAAGAAGAAGACTTGATATTACGGCTACATAAACTGCTCGGAAACAG ATGGTCTTTGATTGCTGGAAGACTACCAGGTCGAACCGATAATGAAATCAAGAACTACTGGAATTCTCATTTGAGCAAGAAAACGAAGCAAAATGAGAAACAAACCATAGGTTCAAGAATGCAAGAATCGGTGCTTGAGAATTGTAAGGTAAGTGAATCCAAGAGAGATGAAAACTCCACAGCTTGTTTCATTAATGGTGATGATAGCTTGTTCGATTGTTATAGCGAGGAGCCTCTGAACTTGGAGTGGACGAGTCATTTCTTTGAAACGGATGAGTTATGGCTTAACTTAGcttga
- the LOC107958845 gene encoding 3-oxoacyl-[acyl-carrier-protein] reductase FabG, which produces MAEQQQLEPWTDLSGNVVMVTGASSGLGRDFCLDLSKAGCRIVAAARRVDRLKSLCDEINHLSFPFSGTQPSGPRAFAVELDICADGSTIQSSVKAAWDAFGRIDALINNAGVRGNVKDPLELTEEEWDQNIRTNLTGSWLVSKYVCMLMRDAKQGGSVINISSIAGLNRGQLPGGLAYASSKAGLNTMTKTMAMELGMHKIRVNSISPGLFKSEITEGLLKKAWLQEVATKINPLRTFGTADPALTSLVRYLIHDSSEYVTGNIFIVDAGSTLPGIPIFSSL; this is translated from the exons ATGGCGGAGCAGCAACAACTAGAGCCATGGACCGACCTCAGTGGCAACGTGGTGATGGTGACGGGGGCATCTTCTGGTTTAGGTCGTGACTTTTGTCTTGACTTGAGTAAAGCTGGCTGTCGTATCGTGGCTGCCGCGCGCCGCGTCGATCGCCTTAAATCCCTCTGTGATGAAATCAATCACCTCAGCTTTCCTTTTTCCGGAACCCAGCCTAGTGGCCCTCGAGCTTTCGCCGTCGAGCTCGACATATGTGCTGACGGATCCACCATACAGAGCTCTGTGAAAGCGGCCTGGGATGCCTTTGGGAGGATCGATGCTTTAATAAATAACGCTGGCGTTAGAG GGAATGTGAAGGATCCTTTGGAATTGACTGAGGAGGAATGGGATCAAAACATCAGAACCAATCTAACAGGGTCTTGGTTGGTGTCAAAATATGTTTGCATGCTCATGCGTGATGCAAAACAAGGAGGATCTGTAATCAATATATCTTCCATCGCTGGTCTTAATCGTGGGCAACTACCTGGAGGTTTGGCTTATGCTTCCTCAAAAGCAGGCCTGAACACCATGACAAAG ACCATGGCCATGGAACTGGGGATGCATAAAATACGAGTGAACTCAATATCACCTGGGCTTTTCAAATCTGAGATCACAGAAGGCCTTCTGAAGAAGGCTTGGCTACAAGAAGTGGCTACAAAAATCAACCCTTTAAGAACATTTGGTACGGCAGATCCTGCATTAACCTCGCTAGTTAGATACTTAATCCATGATTCTTCGGAATACGTAACAGGTAACATATTCATCGTTGATGCCGGGTCTACCCTACCAGGTATTCCCATATTTTCTTCGCTTTGA
- the LOC107958846 gene encoding NAD(P)H-quinone oxidoreductase subunit U, chloroplastic: MALSTTAATTLYISGNNIHASTPKNASLFSNSTISFSAKQRRRLSIRSSGDVSSETPTTETESEKSIDEAPKGPPSLISALNVERALRGIAITDADHYGRLGLQRGCSYEQVTVAYRNKVDELLNQGLDEEELSKKMDLLKESYSILSSVEERRLYDWSLARTEQPDRYAWPFEVDITQTPTEEPPPGEPEDVGPTRAVGYFMLGWLILSFVLSIAFAR, from the exons ATGGCTCTATCAACCACAGCTGCAACAACACTATACATTTCTGGCAACAACATACATGCCTCAACCCCCAAAAACGCCTCCTTATTCTCAAATTCTACCATCAGTTTTTCAGCAAAGCAGAGAAGAAGACTAAGCATCAGGAGCTCTGGTGATGTATCATCCGAGACACCAACGACCGAAACAGAATCTGAAAAGTCCATTGATGAAGCTCCTAAAGGACCTCCTTCTTTGATCTCTGCTCTTAATGTTGAACGAGCTCTTCGTGGCATCG CAATCACAGACGCAGATCACTATGGTAGACTCGGCCTTCAAAGAGGATGTTCTTATGAACAG GTCACTGTGGCCTACAGAAACAAGGTTGATGAACTCCTGAATCAGGGACTAGATGAAGAAGAACTCAGCAAGAAAATGGATCTCTTAAAA GAGTCGTACTCGATTTTGTCGTCGGTAGAAGAAAGAAGGCTGTATGACTGGAGCTTGGCTAGAACTGAACAACCAGACAGATATGCTTGGCCTTTTGAGGTGGATATCACCCAAACTCCTACGGAGGAGCCTCCACCAGGC GAGCCGGAGGACGTCGGACCAACAAGAGCGGTGGGATACTTCATGCTGGGATGGCTAATACTGTCTTTCGTCTTGTCTATTGCCTTTGCTCGATAG
- the LOC107958848 gene encoding 40S ribosomal protein S3-3, producing MAAQISKKRKFVADGVFYAELNEVLTRELAEDGYSGVEVRVTPMRTEIIIRATRTQNVLGEKGRRIRELTSVVQKRFKFPENSVELYAEKVNNRGLCAIAQAESLRYKLLGGLAVRRACYGVLRFVMESGAKGCEVIVSGKLRAQRAKSMKFKDGYMISSGHPVKEYIDSAVRHVLLRQGVLGIKVKIMLDWDPKGKQGPMTPLPDLVTIHPPKEEEEYTEKKDFEPLAPPTNIEVPVVV from the exons ATGGCTGCTCAGATTAGCAAGAAGCGCAAG TTTGTTGCGGATGGAGTGTTTTACGCGGAGCTAAATGAGGTTTTGACAAGGGAGCTTGCTGAGGATGGATACTCCGGAGTTGAAGTTAGAGTTACTCCTATGCGTACTGAGATCATCATCAGAGCTACTCGTACTCAAAATGTTCTTG GTGAGAAGGGTAGAAGGATTAGAGAGTTGACTTCTGTTGTTCAGAAACGATTCAAGTTTCCAGAGAACAGTGTGGAACTCTATGCTGAGAAAGTTAACAACAGGGGTCTTTGCGCCATTGCACAGGCCGAATCCCTGCGATACAAGCTCCTTGGAGGCCTTGCTGTTCGGAG GGCTTGCTATGGTGTTCTCAGATTTGTCATGGAGAGTGGAGCCAAGGGATGCGAG GTCATAGTGAGTGGAAAACTCCGAGCTCAGCGTGCAAAGTCGATGAAGTTCAAGGATGGGTACATGATATCCTCTGGTCATCCCGTCAAGGAATATATTGATTCTGCTGTTAGACATGTCCTTCTTAGGCAG GGTGTGCTGGGTATCAAAGTTAAAATCATGCTGGATTGGGATCCAAAGGGCAAGCAGGGTCCAATGACCCCATTGCCTGATCTCGTCACCATCCACCCTCCCAAGGAAGAGGAAGAGTATACAGAAAAGAAGGACTTTGAACCGCTTGCTCCCCCAACCAATATCGAGGTTCCTGTTGTGGTTTAG
- the LOC107958849 gene encoding protein BIG GRAIN 1-like B — translation MYKLEKTLYRQERDNPSFSSTLLDKIYRSIDDGDTRNVDLKFYRETMQKKQSKASVRCSGSRVEEEDEEMSSFRRARLIEKWMEKKVTEKANAGRKQVSHNDYDHDHDVLFFSSTSTSSDSSSGGFSSSDTESMHVSKSKSSCFVRSRPKPVRTTMSARSEKPLKTEKTGRTERALFYDHRESHLLDDYHYNSASDYTPKLEESLFKSKSRATQIYGNLKKVKQPISPGGRLASFINSLFTTSNTKKARGPSSMLSCDDERKLKSGQVSTCSSASSFSRSCLSKNSPSTRERLRNGVKRSVRFCPVSVIVDEDCRPCGQKCLYEEQDSSSVSVAVPTVWKIRKSPSRKLDEEIKLQAMEKSRRVEEMATKFLKEYHLNQMKDFISRDNHSNYVMEEMEEMEEDEDDAASYSSSDLFELDHLVLIGNDRYREELPVYETTHVETNRAIANGLIA, via the coding sequence ATGTACAAATTGGAGAAAACACTGTACAGGCAGGAGAGAGACAACCCATCTTTTTCATCTACTCTGCTTGACAAAATCTACCGTTCCATCGATGATGGTGACACCAGGAATGTTGACTTGAAATTCTACAGGGAAACAAtgcaaaagaaacaaagcaaagcTAGCGTGAGATGCAGTGGAAGCAGAGTAGAagaggaagatgaagaaatgtCGAGTTTCCGACGAGCTCGTTTGATCGAGAAATGGATGGAAAAGAAGGTCACTGAAAAGGCAAATGCAGGCAGGAAACAGGTTTCACATAATGATTATGATCATGATCATGATGTTCTTTTCTTTAGCTCCACTTCCACCTCATCCGATTCCAGTTCCGGTGGTTTCTCATCGTCGGACACTGAATCTATGCATGTTTCAAAATCGAAGTCATCATGTTTTGTAAGATCGAGGCCTAAACCAGTAAGGACCACAATGTCAGCTCGGTCGGAGAAACCACTTAAAACAGAGAAAACAGGGAGAACAGAGAGGGCTTTGTTTTACGACCACAGGGAGTCGCATTTGCTCGATGATTATCATTACAATTCCGCCTCCGACTACACACCAAAGCTCGAAGAAAGTCTTTTCAAGTCAAAATCAAGAGCCACTCAAATTTACGGCAATTTAAAGAAGGTGAAACAACCCATTTCACCAGGCGGCCGTCTCGCGAGTTTCATCAATTCTCTGTTCACAACAAGTAATACAAAGAAAGCAAGGGGTCCGTCTTCGATGTTAAGCTGTGATGATGAAAGGAAATTGAAGTCCGGACAGGTTTCAACCTGTTCTTCAGCTTCCTCGTTTTCAAGATCATGTCTAAGCAAGAACTCACCTTCGACTAGAGAAAGGTTACGAAACGGAGTCAAAAGAAGTGTTAGATTTTGCCCAGTGAGTGTAATTGTCGATGAAGACTGCAGACCCTGTGGGCAAAAATGCTTATACGAAGAACAAGACTCGAGTTCAGTGTCGGTTGCTGTCCCTACCGTATGGAAAATTAGGAAATCGCCATCAAGGAAGCTCGACGAAGAGATAAAGTTACAAGCAATGGAGAAAAGTAGGCGAGTAGAAGAAATGGCTACtaagtttttaaaagaatatCATCTAAACCAAATGAAGGACTTTATTTCAAGGGACAATCACAGTAATTATGTGATGGAGGAGATGGAGGAGATGGAGGAAGATGAAGATGATGCAGCAAGCTATTCGAGTTCGGATTTGTTCGAGTTGGATCATCTTGTTCTTATTGGTAATGATAGGTATCGAGAGGAGCTTCCAGTGTATGAAACTACTCATGTAGAAACAAATCGAGCCATTGCTAATGGCTTGATAGCATAG